The window AGCCTAATGGTCCCAGGCGACCACAGGAACAGAGAAGATGGACATGACATCCCGCTCAGATGATAGGCTCTGATCTAAACAAGTCATACTGTAAGTTTAAAAACCACTGGGGTCTTAaaactttgtctctttttacaaaATACACAGTATGTATAGTTCTGTAATTGTGCTTTTTCCATTTAATAAATATCGTTACCATTTTTTCATATTAGAACAAAACAAGGCCAAATAATATGCCACAGCATAATATTTCACTGAGTGGATATAGTACAATCTAGCCATTCGATCCCctaatcaaatattttctctcagctACGGCTTTGAAATGCTGGAAgggggctaggtgcagtggctgacacccataatcctagcacgttgggaggctgaagtgggtggattccttgagctcaggagttcgagtccagcttgagcaagagtgagaactcatctctactaaaaatagaaaaatgagccaggcattgtggcaggcacctgtagtcccagctactggggacctgaggattacttgaacccaggagtttaaggttgcattctacccagggtgatagagtgggactctgtcttttttattttttttttttttaatgttttttttgtagagacagagtctcactttatggccctcagtagagtgccgtggcctcacacagctcacagcaacctccaactcctgggcttaggcgattctcttgcctcagctttctgagtagctgggactacaggcgcccgccacaacgcccggccattttttggttgcagattggccggggccgggtttgaacccgtcaccctcggtatatggggccggcgccttaccgactgagccacaggcgccgcccagggactctgtcttaaaaaaaaaaaaaagaaaaatgctggaaggaaagaaaatgtttctaaattctTTGCTTTTACAATCAATTCCTAAataaacacacattaaaaaatctTTGCCTTCATGTAGATGTAAGTAAGGTCTATAGTAGGTTTGAAGATAAGTTACAGAGAAAAGGTAGGGAAAGAGGATGGGGAATATTAGGCAACTAGtataacaattttatttacttattgagacagagtctcactttgtcacccttagtagagtgctgtggcatcatagcttacagcaacctcaaactttttggctcaatccacctgcctcagcctctccagtagctgggactatagacacctgccacaagacccagctcacttttctaattttagtagagaaaagagtctcactcttgctcaagctggactcaaactcctgaactcaagcaatccacccacttcagcctcccaacaagctaggattatgggtgtcaGCCACTGCGGCAGGCCCTTTCCAGCATTTTAaagctgtagctcaggctggtctcgaactctgatGACCAGGAAGGACCTGTTAATCATCTTTGTTCAGTCTCCTTTTCTTTGGATATGTAGGAAATCTTTGCATGCATAGTAACTTTGtctaatatatacataaaataattttcttggaCTGTCACTGTCTTTTCACTTTGCTAACAGCATCTTTTGGTACTTAGAGCCTTGTATTTTTGAGTCTAACCTATCACATTTTGCCCGTTATGGCTTTTAAGTTCCTTATCCTGAAACACACCTAACTATCCTAAGTTCTCCCATATTTTATTATACAATATTACTTGAATAGCTTTATTTTTGCATTAACTCttcaattcatttaaatttatgtatgtatatggtTGAGGCAAAGACCTAATTTTTTTCAAACGAATGGTTGTCTCATCACAACCTCATTCTGTTGCCAATCACTTAAGCAActaccttttttatttattttttattttttgtgacagagtcttattctgtcaccctaagtagagtgccatggtgtccagctcacagcaacctcagtctcttgggctcaagtgatacccttgcctcagcctcatgagtagctgggactatgggtgtatgctatgatgcccagctagtttttctatttttagtggagacagggtcttgctcttgctcaggctggtctcaactcctgagctcaggcaatccacctgcctcggcctccaagagtgctaggattacaggcactgagccaccgCAGGGGCCAACTACTTTTTATATATACCACACATGGGGCATACACATGGGTTTCACGTTACCATTAAAAAGCTGCTGATAATAACGATGATGATGATAATCTAGAGAGAAATCACTAAGCCCTACAGTGAATGTGATATTTTCTCACCTTTTGCTACTCTCTACTCACCTTGCCCAAAAGCTCTTCAAACTCTGGAGACCATTCCTGCATCAGCGTGTCAATGTCAGGCATGGGTCTGAAAGTACAGaggtaaatatgaaggagaaacacGGACTGATAACATCACCAGCCTCTGGACCAGGATATTCTAGGATGAGGGAGAGGCCCTCAATATGGCATATTAAAATTTCAGgacagggcagtgtctgtggctcagtgagtagggtgctggccccaaatgccaagggtggtgggttcaaacccagcaccggccaaactgcaacaacaaaaaaatagccgggcgttgtggcgggcgcctgtagtcccagctgctcgggaggctaaggcaagagaatcacataagcccaagagctggaggttgctgtgagctgtgtgacgccacggcactctactgagggcagtaaagtgagactctgtctctacaaaaaaaaaaaaaaattaaaaaaaaaaatttttcaggacAATCAGGCTCAGTACCCACAGCTCAGTGAtttgggcactggccacatacaccagggctggttcaaaccgggcctgctaaaaaaagaatgacaactacaacaaaaaaatagccaggtgttgtggcaggtgcctgtagtcccagctacttgggaggctgaggcaagagaatcagttaagcccaagagtttgaggttgctgtgagctgtgacaccacagcactctaccggggggcaacacagtgagactctatctcaaaaaaacaaaaacaaaaacaaagatttcaCGAAAACCTAAACTGAGCAAACCAAACTTACTCAAGGCCTAGGGTTTGGAAGAGCTGCCACAATGATGATAGCAGAGAAATCACAATCTTTATGTCATATGTCAGCAATCTAAGCCAGCAGCCCCAGGTTGATCAAATATGTCCCTAATCATCTCTgggcctctttttctttctttttttttttttttttgagataagagtctcactatgtcaccctcggtagagtgctgtggcatcatagctcacagcctcaaactcttgggcttaagcgattctcttgcctcagcctcccaagtagctgggactacaggtacctgccacaatgcctggctattttttgttgcagttgtcattgtttagcaggcctgggctgagttcgaacccatcagcctcaagGTATGTGGCTGGaggcataaccactgtgctacaattGTGGAGCCTCTGGGCCTCTTCTTAAAAGCAACAGTTCACAAGTGGTGACAGTTACTACGGATGAAAGTTAATATGCGTTACTGTTGTAAAGAACATGGCATCTCTTACCTGGTATAGTGCACAGTTGCAGGGGGCTTAGAACGGTGTAACTCAGAGATGCTCTCAATCCACATATCAATGGCTTTGGGATTCTTTTCTGCATCCTCCAGGCTCTTTACTTTCATATGTTGCTAGAAAAATAAGTACAAGTCTGGCTGATGGCAGTGAAGTAGTGCTCTTGTTTTTACAGAGTGGCTCATCATATCTGCTGCTCTTCTATATACAAGGTAGCTGATAAAAGAGAAGCCTGAGAGCAGCCAAATAAAGAGGGAAAGAAACCCTGATAAAATTTGCTGGAGGCGTGGAAAGGGGCAGGTCAACGTGGCAGGAAATACCATTTCATACCTACTAGGATGGCTACAATCAAGAAGACACAgtaggctccgtgcctgtagctcaaccagctaaggcgccagccacatacaccagagctggtgggttcaaatccagcctgggcctgccaaataacaatgacaactacaaccaaaaaaaaaaaaaaagaaatagccaggtattatggcaggtgcctgtggtcccagctacttgggaggctgaggcaagagaacagcttaagcccaggatttggaggttgctgtgagctgtgacaccacagcactctacccaacagcttgaggctctatctcaataaaaaagaagatacggggcggcgcctgtggctcagtcggtaaggcgccggccccatatacagagggtggcgggttcaaacccagccccggctaaactgcaaccaaaaaatagccgggcgttgtggcaggtacctgtagtcccagctacttgggaggctgaggcaagagaatcgcttaagcccaggagttggaggttgctgtgagctgtgtgaggccacggcactctaccgagggccataaagtgagactctatctctacaaaaaaaaaaaaagatacggtAACAAACATTGGTGAGGCTATGGAGATACTGGAACCTTCATTCACTGTTTGTGGgattataaaatggtgcagccactttggaaaacagtttggcagttcctaaAGGGGTTAAACACAGTTTAACTCTATGGCCAGCAATTTCCACTCATATAGATAGATaaagatatacacacacatacacatacatacatatatatatacacaaacacatacaagAAACTTGGATTACATATGTATGCAAAAACTTGGGACACAAATGTtcaaagcaacatttttttttttttagagacaagtgtTTCTCTGTAACCCCAGTTCAGAGTGCACTGATGTCATCctaattcactgcaacctcaactcctgggctcaagtgtctTCCTGCtatagcctcctgagtagttggaacaaCAGGCATGTACCACTGCACTGGACTAccttttctatatatatacatattttttgagacagagtctcaagctgtcgccctgggtagagtgctatggcgtcacagctcacagcaacctcaaagtgttgggcttaagcgattctcttgcctaagcctcccaagtagctgggactataggcacctgccacaacgccccattattttttgattgtagttgtcattgttgtttggcaggcccgggctggatttgaacctgtgggctctggtgtatgtagctgcaccctagctgctgagctacaggcgctaagcctaccttttctatattgtttttattttatttatttatttttttgcagtttctggctggggctgggtctgaacctgccacctccagcatatggggccggtgccctacccctttgagccacaggcaccaccccttttctatattttttagtggagacagtatctctctcttgctcagggtggcctcaaactcctgacctcaagaaatcctcccacctcccttccgtACTTGccaagtggaagaaaaaaaagagaaaaaagaaaagaaaattcttttattgttgctgggtgtggtggctcacacctgcaatcctagcactttgggaggccaaggtgggtggattgcttgagaccagcctgagcaagagtgaaacaccatctctaaaactagccgggcattgtggtgggtgcctgtagtcctgtagtcccagctacttgggaaattgaagcaagaggatcacttgagctcaagagttagaaattgccacggaactctactgagggtcacaaagtgagaagctgtctcaaaaaagaaaaaaaaaaattcttgtgcctcagcctctcaaaatacTAGGACTACCAGTGTAAACTACGGTGCTGGCCAAAGCAGCATTATTAATACAAGTGGGAACAGCTGGTGAATAGAAGCAAAATGTGAAACATCTATAcagtggagtattattcagccatgaaaaaggaatgaagtggtTATCAGGGAGTAgaaggaggtgggggagaggagTGACCACTAATGGGTTTGGGGTTTCTTTCTGAGTTGATACAATTATTCTAAATTAGGTAGTGGTGGTGGCTATACAAGTTTGTGTATATACTAAAAACCAAGAAATTgtataatttcatcttttttttttttttgtagagacagtttcactttattgccctcggtagagtgccgtggtgtcacacggctcacagcaacctctaactcttgggcttacgcgattctcttgcctcagcctcccgagtagctgggactacaggcgcccgccacaatgcccggctatttttttgttgcagtttggccggggctgggtttgaacccaccaccctcggcatatggggccggcgccctgctcactgagccacaggcgccgcccaggaattgtataatttcaaagaacaaattctagccaggcatagtggctcatgcctataatcctagcactctcggagactgaggtgggtggattgcctgagctcaggagttcgagaccagcctgagcaaatcgacgcctcatctctaaaaaatagccaggcattgtgatgggtgcctgtagtcccagctactcaagaggctgaggcaagagaactgcttgagtcccagacttggaggttgctgtgagctatgatgacaccagggcactctaccgagggcaacaaataagactctgtctcaaaaaaaaaaaaaagagaaaattttatggcacgtaaattatatctcaataaagctgtcatTAACAAATGAGGGCTGGCCCAAAGCCATAATCAGCCAGACTGACAGGCAGTAAGTCGACTGCACAAAGGCTAGTGAGGCCTCAGCTCTGGCCCCCTCCACCTGGGGTCTGCACTCGCTAGCGTCTTACTGTGACATTGTGCTGCTTGGAGTTCTCTGTTAGCCAGAGTGAAAGCACTGTAGGGTCAGACTGCTTTGTAGAAGGTTCATCCAATACCAAAAGACCAAGGTTGTCAGGTTTTCCATCAGGACGTGGGACCTGGTTAAGAAAAAGGtaagaaagcaaaaggaaaaatgggaaaggCATAATAAGGCCACACCTGCTGTTTCCAATAACCTGCAGAGAAAGACTCTTCTGGTTCATTATTATTTCTAGCATTACTATTATGGTGCACTAAATACtacctagaaaaaaaatatgatctATGGCGGTTTAAATATAAACCTGAAGTCATGGATAATTAGAAGGGAAATACATTACaaatttttaatatctgaaataataaagtattttaataaagtattaaAGTACACTTAACAGCAATCAGTAGGACTCTGAATAGACAGCAAGGTTAAGAACGCTAATGAAATGAGTATGTATCAAGGTAGCCAATGCTACTCAAAGAAATTGCTGGAACTGAGAGTAACAGGAGGTTCAGAAGAAACACTCAAGGATCATCTTTAGGATATACTGAATATACCTTTAGGAATGCATCGATATCTCCAACAGCTGGGATAAAATCAGGAATGAAGGGTTTCAGTTTGTGGTCCAAGTCAATCAACTGAGGTGTGTACCTAGGAGATATTGCCAAGGGATGGTGGAGACACTCAGAGAAAGTGCTTTACCATTCaagctaaaaaaagaaatctaagtaAAATAGCCTTGTTTAAGACTAGAGGTAAGAAAGGTCTAGAAGGCAGCTGTGCTTTCTTGCTCTTGCAAGGCAAGTAGTAAAGATTTGGGGCATGCCGTAGGGATGGGGTATGGTGGGAGGCCCTGGTACTCACCGGCTGATGTACTGGAAGAGTTCCTTAATCTCTGCAGAAACTGGCAAATGCTCAAAATCTGCGGGATCATAGGCCCTGGGGAAAGGAAAATAGTTTGTTTAAGGCTGTCAAAGAAGAGCAGAGTCTTGGTTCAGCCTAAAGTGTTACTCTCACCACAGGAGGCTATGACCCTGAATTTAGCTTCTGCCTCTCCCAcatctgcctttcttttcttccttttgtactttttggctggggccaggtttgaacccatcgccTTGGGtaatggagctggcaccctactcctttgagccacaggcactgcccccatacATCTATCTGCCTTTCCTAATGGCTTACAGGGCACCTTTAAAATTGATCACAattggggcgccagccccatataccaaggatggcgggttcaaactggaccccagccaaactgcaacaaaaaaatagccaggcgttgtggcaggcgcctgtagtcctagctactcggaaagctgaggcaagagaatcacctaagaccaagagctggaggttgctgggagttgtgacaccacggcactctaccgagggcaacaaagtgagacactgtcttaaagaaaaaagaaattattcataaTTAACTCTCATTTATCTGACTCAGAAGAATagtttcaggctcagcacctgtagctcactagCTAGCGTGCCAGCTATATACACCGGGGCTAGTGGTTTCAAATCCAGCGCAGGgttgccaaacaactacaacaacatcaacaaatggtcaggcgttgtggcaggcacctgttgtcccagctgcttgggaggctgaggcaaaagaatcgctgaagcccaagactttgatgtTGCTGAGCTAccaggccacaacactctaccaagggcaacatagtgagactctgtctcaaaaaagaaaaaaaaaaaatccaaaacataatttatgttaaaatgcaacattgttttcctttcctattttgaatgaaaatgatgagaaaaggtggaatgaagagattttaattttttttttattaaatcatagctgcatacattgatatattcatggggcatcattcactagcttcacagacagtttaccaagtttcacatatacccttgtaagaggcaccgctGGTAGAGATTTTAATTTCTGACATGAAAATACTTTGCACcaagaaaacaagaaattttttttttttttgtggagacagagtcttgctgtaccGCCcgcaggtagagtgccatgacatcacatggctcacagca is drawn from Nycticebus coucang isolate mNycCou1 chromosome 6, mNycCou1.pri, whole genome shotgun sequence and contains these coding sequences:
- the IFT46 gene encoding intraflagellar transport protein 46 homolog isoform X3; this translates as MADNSSDEYEEENNKRITLFLKERRKDTCISSQEKKKTSQLTPQRGFSENDDDDDDDDDSSETDSDDDDDDEEHGAPLEGAYDPADFEHLPVSAEIKELFQYISRYTPQLIDLDHKLKPFIPDFIPAVGDIDAFLKVPRPDGKPDNLGLLVLDEPSTKQSDPTVLSLWLTENSKQHNVTQHMKVKSLEDAEKNPKAIDMWIESISELHRSKPPATVHYTRPMPDIDTLMQEWSPEFEELLGKVSLPTAEIECSLAEYIDMICAILDIPVYKSRIQSLHLLFSLYSEFKNSQHFKALAEGKKAFTPPSISTSQAGDAETLTFS
- the IFT46 gene encoding intraflagellar transport protein 46 homolog isoform X4, encoding MADNSSDEYEEENNKEKKKTSQLTPQRGFSENDDDDDDDDDSSETDSDDDDDDEEHGAPLEGAYDPADFEHLPVSAEIKELFQYISRYTPQLIDLDHKLKPFIPDFIPAVGDIDAFLKVPRPDGKPDNLGLLVLDEPSTKQSDPTVLSLWLTENSKQHNVTQHMKVKSLEDAEKNPKAIDMWIESISELHRSKPPATVHYTRPMPDIDTLMQEWSPEFEELLGKVSLPTAEIECSLAEYIDMICAILDIPVYKSRIQSLHLLFSLYSEFKNSQHFKALAEGKKAFTPPSISTSQAGDAETLTFS